A genomic stretch from Natronomonas gomsonensis includes:
- a CDS encoding acyl-CoA mutase large subunit family protein, producing MFDEEDLAEIRAERERWESETLEPFLEKGERKDEFVTVSNHEVDRLYTPEDVADIDYDEDLGYPGEPPYTRGPYPTMYRGRTWTMRQFAGFGTAEETNERFHYLIDEGQTGLSTAFDMPTLMGIDSDHPMSEGEVGKEGVAVDTLRDMEVLFDGIDISEISTSFTINPSAAVIYAMYIALADQQGVDRKEVRGTLQNDMLKEFIAQKEWVIPPEPSLDVVTDTVEFAVEETPKFHPISVSGYHIREAGSTAAQEAAFTLADGFAYVEDCLDRGLEIDEFAPLLSFFFNSHNSIFEEVAKFRASRRVYARVMAEWYGAEADESKRLKFHTQTAGQSLTAQQPLNNVVRTTIQALAGVLGGTQSLHTNSYDEALALPSEEAVRVALRTQQIIAEESGAADIVDPMGGSFAIETLTDEMEAEIMEYIEEIRDIGEGSVRDGVLEGIEQGYFHREIQDASYEYQKRVDAGEEVVVGVNQYTIDEEPDPDILKIDPETRDRQLDRLERTKEERDDAEVEATLEALSDAIDDGENVMPYIIDAVKAYVTMGEIMEVFEEHYGAYQEKIGLA from the coding sequence ATGTTCGACGAGGAGGATTTAGCGGAGATACGCGCCGAGCGTGAGCGCTGGGAATCCGAGACGCTTGAGCCGTTCCTGGAGAAGGGAGAGCGGAAAGACGAGTTCGTCACCGTCTCCAACCACGAGGTCGACCGACTGTACACCCCCGAGGACGTCGCGGACATCGACTACGATGAGGACCTCGGCTACCCGGGCGAACCGCCGTACACCCGAGGGCCATACCCGACGATGTACCGCGGTCGAACGTGGACGATGCGGCAGTTCGCCGGCTTCGGCACCGCCGAGGAAACCAACGAGCGGTTCCACTACCTCATCGACGAGGGCCAGACGGGCCTGTCGACGGCCTTCGACATGCCGACGCTGATGGGTATCGATTCGGACCACCCGATGAGCGAGGGCGAGGTCGGCAAGGAGGGTGTCGCCGTCGACACGCTTCGGGACATGGAGGTGCTGTTCGACGGCATCGACATCAGCGAAATCTCGACGAGTTTCACTATCAACCCCAGTGCGGCCGTTATCTACGCGATGTACATCGCGTTGGCCGACCAGCAGGGCGTCGACCGAAAGGAGGTCCGCGGCACCCTCCAGAACGACATGCTCAAGGAGTTCATCGCCCAGAAGGAGTGGGTCATCCCGCCGGAACCCTCCCTCGACGTCGTCACCGACACCGTCGAGTTCGCCGTCGAGGAGACGCCGAAGTTCCACCCGATTTCGGTGTCGGGGTATCACATCCGCGAGGCGGGGTCGACCGCCGCCCAGGAGGCGGCGTTCACGCTCGCAGACGGCTTCGCCTACGTCGAGGACTGTCTGGACCGCGGCCTCGAAATCGACGAGTTCGCGCCGCTACTTTCCTTCTTCTTCAACTCCCACAACTCCATCTTCGAGGAAGTCGCGAAGTTCCGCGCCTCCCGCCGCGTGTACGCCCGCGTGATGGCCGAGTGGTACGGCGCCGAGGCCGACGAGTCGAAACGCCTGAAGTTCCACACCCAGACGGCGGGGCAATCGCTGACGGCCCAACAGCCACTGAACAACGTCGTCCGGACGACGATTCAGGCGCTGGCCGGTGTCCTCGGCGGCACCCAGTCGCTGCACACCAACAGCTACGACGAGGCACTCGCCCTGCCGAGCGAGGAAGCGGTTCGGGTGGCACTTCGGACCCAGCAGATAATCGCCGAGGAATCGGGCGCCGCCGACATCGTCGACCCGATGGGCGGCAGTTTCGCCATCGAGACACTCACCGACGAGATGGAGGCCGAAATCATGGAGTACATCGAGGAGATACGCGACATCGGTGAGGGGTCCGTGCGCGACGGCGTCCTCGAGGGTATCGAGCAGGGGTACTTCCACCGGGAGATTCAGGACGCCTCCTACGAGTACCAGAAACGCGTCGACGCCGGCGAGGAGGTCGTCGTCGGCGTCAATCAGTACACCATCGACGAGGAACCGGACCCCGACATCCTGAAAATCGACCCCGAGACGCGGGACCGCCAACTCGACCGACTGGAGCGCACCAAGGAGGAACGCGACGACGCCGAAGTCGAGGCGACGCTCGAGGCGCTCTCCGATGCTATCGACGACGGCGAGAACGTGATGCCCTACATCATCGACGCGGTGAAAGCCTACGTGACGATGGGCGAGATTATGGAGGTCTTCGAGGAGCACTACGGCGCCTACCAGGAGAAAATCGGCCTCGCCTGA
- a CDS encoding CBS pair associated ParBc domain-containing protein, with product MADDPENTLYQDKPRVKDYMTRDVATVSPDDTVLEVSKRIADSDAHSGFPVCDGRHVEGFISARDLLLAGDSDPIFKVMTQDIIVAHPEMKITDAARVILRSGIQRLPVVDDAGNLVGIISNADVIRSQIERATPEKVGKLQQTLESIHGVGTSEERRTVKLSDLTPTQTKVYTDELEGRSYELENGLAEPLVVIDNGGQLLLADGHHRVKAADRLDIEEMDAYVIVLDERVSLGMAETARKSNLNSISDIQEVDYAHHPLVETTKRLQEPE from the coding sequence ATGGCCGATGACCCCGAGAACACGCTGTACCAGGACAAACCGCGAGTGAAAGACTACATGACTCGCGACGTGGCGACAGTCTCCCCCGACGATACGGTCCTCGAGGTGTCGAAACGAATCGCCGACAGCGACGCACACAGTGGCTTTCCGGTGTGTGACGGCCGCCACGTCGAGGGGTTCATCAGTGCGCGCGATTTGCTGTTGGCCGGGGACTCCGACCCGATTTTCAAGGTGATGACCCAGGACATCATCGTCGCGCATCCGGAGATGAAGATCACCGACGCCGCGCGCGTCATCCTCCGGTCGGGCATTCAGCGGCTTCCGGTCGTCGACGACGCCGGCAACCTCGTCGGCATCATCTCGAATGCGGATGTAATCCGCTCCCAAATCGAGCGTGCGACGCCGGAGAAGGTCGGCAAACTCCAGCAGACGCTGGAAAGCATCCACGGCGTCGGCACGAGCGAGGAGCGCCGAACCGTGAAACTCTCCGACTTGACGCCGACACAGACGAAGGTGTACACCGACGAACTCGAAGGTCGGTCCTACGAACTCGAAAACGGACTCGCCGAACCGCTCGTGGTCATCGACAACGGCGGACAGCTGCTCCTCGCCGATGGCCACCACCGGGTGAAGGCAGCCGACCGCCTCGACATCGAGGAGATGGACGCCTACGTCATCGTGTTGGACGAACGCGTCAGTCTCGGGATGGCCGAAACCGCACGGAAGTCGAACCTGAACTCCATCTCCGACATCCAGGAGGTCGATTACGCACACCACCCCCTCGTCGAGACGACGAAGCGACTCCAGGAACCGGAGTAA
- a CDS encoding DHHA1 domain-containing protein yields the protein MDRLVLGCGSVGLSLVERLLDRAGSLLVLVADERRAKTLRDGGIDARDVDATDADAVRTVAGAVESVIVAPDDPEQTRNFVGVARAAYPEAFVLACVGPNATDDATDAIEARADRVVTFTDPTTEFLFDRAGDEGIRTRRLQRVLRNIDGTLAVVAHDNPDPDAIASAVGLKRIAEAAGTDAEACYYGNINHQENRALVNLLEYDLRNLTPESDLSEFDGFALVDHSRPGVNDGLPEDTDIDIVVDHHPTRAPIEARFVDLRSNVGSTSTLILGYLDHLDIDPDAALATGLLYGVRTDTKAFSREVAEADFEAAAHLVEFVDGSAIQRIESPSTTGETLDIIANAIVNRRRQKDVLTSCVGKLADRDALPQAADKLLEMNGVSTTLVFGYTDEMVFVSARSRDDNIDLGEVLRNAFSQIGSAGGHAEMAGAQIPVGMLLEESDEADRGDVIEETISERFFETLGISLNRAAASVYADFIGVDGLE from the coding sequence ATGGACCGGCTGGTGTTGGGGTGTGGCTCGGTCGGGCTCTCACTCGTCGAACGACTGCTCGACCGGGCAGGGTCGCTTTTGGTGTTGGTCGCCGACGAGCGCCGCGCGAAGACGCTCCGTGATGGGGGCATCGACGCCCGAGACGTCGATGCAACCGACGCGGACGCGGTTCGGACCGTCGCGGGCGCAGTTGAGTCGGTAATCGTCGCGCCCGACGACCCCGAGCAGACCCGGAACTTCGTCGGTGTCGCTCGGGCTGCCTACCCGGAGGCGTTCGTTCTCGCGTGTGTCGGCCCCAACGCAACCGACGACGCTACCGACGCCATCGAGGCGCGTGCCGACCGAGTCGTGACGTTCACCGACCCGACGACGGAGTTCCTCTTCGACCGTGCCGGCGATGAGGGTATCAGGACACGCCGACTCCAGCGCGTTCTCCGGAACATCGACGGCACGCTTGCGGTCGTCGCCCACGACAACCCCGACCCCGACGCCATCGCGTCGGCGGTGGGTCTCAAGCGAATCGCGGAGGCCGCCGGCACCGACGCCGAAGCGTGTTACTACGGCAACATCAACCACCAGGAGAACCGAGCGCTCGTGAACCTCCTCGAGTACGACCTTCGGAACCTCACGCCGGAGTCGGACCTCTCGGAGTTCGACGGCTTCGCGCTGGTCGACCACTCCCGACCCGGTGTCAACGACGGCCTTCCCGAGGACACCGACATCGACATCGTCGTCGACCACCACCCGACGCGGGCGCCCATCGAGGCGCGGTTCGTCGACTTGCGGAGCAATGTCGGCTCGACGAGTACGCTGATACTCGGCTATCTCGACCATCTCGACATCGACCCCGACGCGGCGCTCGCCACGGGATTGCTGTACGGCGTCCGGACCGACACGAAGGCGTTCAGTCGCGAAGTGGCCGAAGCGGATTTCGAGGCCGCCGCCCACCTCGTCGAGTTCGTCGACGGAAGCGCCATCCAACGCATCGAATCGCCGAGTACGACCGGCGAAACGTTGGACATCATCGCCAACGCCATCGTCAATCGACGACGGCAGAAAGACGTTCTCACGTCCTGCGTGGGCAAACTCGCTGACAGGGACGCATTACCACAGGCTGCGGACAAACTGCTTGAGATGAACGGTGTCTCGACGACGCTCGTCTTCGGCTACACCGACGAGATGGTGTTCGTTTCGGCACGCTCCAGGGACGACAATATCGACCTCGGGGAAGTGCTTCGCAACGCTTTCAGCCAAATCGGTAGCGCGGGAGGCCACGCGGAGATGGCCGGCGCACAGATTCCCGTCGGCATGCTGTTGGAGGAAAGCGACGAGGCCGATCGCGGCGACGTCATCGAGGAGACCATCTCCGAGCGGTTCTTCGAGACGCTCGGTATCTCGCTGAACCGCGCGGCGGCGTCCGTCTACGCCGACTTCATTGGCGTCGACGGGCTTGAGTGA